A portion of the Macaca thibetana thibetana isolate TM-01 chromosome 9, ASM2454274v1, whole genome shotgun sequence genome contains these proteins:
- the NEUROG3 gene encoding neurogenin-3, which produces MTPHPSGASTVQVTGETERSFPRALDDEVTCPTSAPPSPTRTRGSCAEAEGGGCRGAPRKLRARRAGRSRPKSELALSKQRRSRRKKANDRERNRMHNLNSALDALRGVLPTFPDDAKLTKIETLRFAHNYIWALTQTLRIADHSFYALESPAPHCGELGSPEGGSPGDWGSLYSPVSQAGSLSPAASLEERPGLRGATSSACLRPSTLAFSDFL; this is translated from the coding sequence CCAAGTGACCGGTGAGACGGAGCGGTCCTTCCCCAGAGCCTTGGACGACGAAGTGACCTGCCCCACGTCCGCTCCGCCCAGCCCCACTCGCACACGGGGGAGCTGCGCGGAGGCGGAAGGGGGAGGCTGCCGAGGGGCGCCAAGGAAGCTCCGGGCACGGCGCGCGGGACGCAGCCGGCCTAAGAGCGAGTTGGCACTAAGCAAGCAGCGACGGAGTCGGCGCAAGAAGGCCAACGACCGCGAGCGCAATCGAATGCACAACCTCAACTCGGCGCTGGACGCGCTGCGCGGTGTCCTGCCCACCTTCCCAGATGACGCGAAGCTCACCAAGATCGAAACGCTGCGCTTCGCCCACAACTACATCTGGGCACTGACTCAAACGCTGCGCATAGCGGACCACAGCTTCTACGCGTTGGAGTCGCCGGCGCCGCACTGCGGGGAGCTGGGCAGCCCAGAAGGCGGATCCCCCGGGGACTGGGGGTCCCTCTACTccccagtctcccaggctggcagcCTTAGCCCCGCCGCGTCGCTGGAGGAGCGCCCCGGCCTGCGGGGGGCCACCTCTTCCGCCTGCTTGCGCCCAAGCACTCTGGCTTTCTCAGATTTTCTGTGA